The sequence atttgaaccaaAGAAGAAGAAGCATCATATTAAATAACAAGGTAAGTGTTTTGATTCTTAATAAGATATGTTTATGTAGAAAGCCTCTAAGCATTAATGATGTTCTCTCCTAACTTTTAGTACAAACACTAATTAAAACCTTCCTAAGATAAGTCAGTGtcttagaaattagaaataataacagtaaaatctcttaaaatataaatttaataaaatattagaataataaatttaaaaaattaaaagagaactattaaaaatgacctcttttatgttatgtcacatagatataattaaaattaaattttgatatatatctgaaaaattaaacaaaatctaaaatgttGTTTCCATTATACaaacatctaattaaaaaagtatatataattacattgtgTGTGCATATAATCTTCGCTCAGATTATATAacgaatcatgttttttttttttaaattgcaaattgtATTGAAATCTGTACAACCTAAGttatagacaaaaaaaacatgaaaggtacataaaaacgatgaatataaaatataaaatgaacataaaagatcATGAAAGGATCATAATCGAACGTGATACACACATAAACGAACATGATCCATACCTGAACAGTGTACGAAACGAACATAAAAGTTCATGAAACTAACATGAATTCAACATAAACgaacataaaataacttaatcaatcataaaatgaaaatgaaagtcatAATTCGAATATTAAAGATCAGAACACAAACGTAAAAAGCatcctaaattattataaacaaatatgaaatgagCATAAAAACAATGACAACTTTGGACGACTTCTTCATGCTTACATTGGAATTCTTAAGTGTAAATCGTACTAGTGCCTTTATCTTCTGATAACCACCATTAGAGTTacttaaacagttaaatttatctGTAACTCACAcgagttttgtttaatttacgaCTAAGTTAAAACTTAAGTATACAAGacaactgaattaaattatcaaatggaCTTTACTCGTTTGATTAACTCTGATCCGATTTCAAATGTCTTACGAATCGATACTGTGTACACACATCCGgttgaaaatgaaaaactcaAGTAGCTGCTCCCTTTAAAGTCCGCCAACTAGGTACTTAAGCTGTCTCCTCTGGGCGATTTCTTCAGTCCTGCATTGGATTTCGTGAGAGTAAGTCGTACTAGTGCTTATATTCGGATAACCAGCCTTAGATTTACTTAAACAGTCAAATTGTAAGTTGCCCGAGTTTGGTTTGATCTACGCCTACAACAACATAATTGTTAGCTTAATACAGCAATTAGACCGACTACGATAAACCTAATGTAAGTATACAAgactacataaatattattaaaattattcgcaTTATTAATTCTCACCCGATATATATAGGCTCATATTCGACCACAATCTAATTCGTGATTGTTGCTGTTTTTGTTGCAGGAACATGTCTGGAGTAAACCGTTACAAGAAGATCAGACTCTCTGCGATCGATCAAGTTGGCCGGTTCATCCTTGTTGAAAATGCATTCAATTGCAACCTGGTCACATATTACTACAAGAATGACAATCAAACAAACAAGGACATCGGACCACTTTTAAATTCTATGAAGCTTGAAATCGGAACGATGCTGACCGAAACGGTTGATCGCTATGGATCTATAAAATACAACATCTTAATCGAGCTGTCGTACGAAAAGCCAATGATCGATGAGTATAGAGACATttgcttcaaaacaaaaaaactttgcgGTCATCAACGTGAACGATATCGAACACTCGATAGAAGCCGCGTTCGAGTCATTGCTTCGCGAAGAGGCCAATTTTGAAGGAAAGCAGAGCGGCTGGACGCTTCTGAGTATCGATGGGGTCTTAGTTCGCATAAATCGTTACCGTCCACTCAAAGGGTCATCTTTCATTCCTCTACCTAAATCCATCCTACACAAACATGCCGTCGTCAACGTGAAGAATAACGACGATCTTTGTTTCGTATGGTCGATCCTGTGCAAGTACGTGCAAGGTCGTCATCGTAATCGTATAGATAAGAGATACGACGCCCTATTAAACAAGTATAATTTTGGTTCCCTTAACTTTCCAACACCTTTGAGTGATGTCTGCAAATTCGAAAAAATGAACGACGGGGTATCTGTAAACGTTTACTCGGTAGATGAAAACGAAAACATCATTCCGATCAAGGTTTGTTCTGCTGAAAATTATGACCATTTCGATCTTTTGTTGCTAGTCGAAGGTGATCGTCGtcatttctgtttcatttccGATTTCGAAAGGCTGATACGATCCCAGCTGACGAAACACGAGCATGGAATTAAGATTTGTAAAAGGTGTTTCACCTACTACAAAACTGATAAAGATTGTGCAAGAAAAATGGCAGATCATCTCGAAAGATGCAGCAGTAATCCTCCTGCAAGAGTAGTTCTCCCCGAAGTGCAGGAAGACGGCTCTCAACCCGTATTGCAATTCAAGAATTACCATCATGTGTTTCCAGTTCCTATAGTATGTTATGCCGATTTTGAATGTATCTTAAAACCGATCGCAAAGTGCTATCCTAACCCCCAAAGTTCATACACCGTTTCTACGGAGCAGCACATCCCCATGAGCTATTGTGTGTATTTCGTAGTTCATCCTTCCACGCCGGAGGCCGTTCGAAACGTGATTCCAACAGACCCTATCCTCTACAGGGGAAAAGAGGCGTCCTGTTCGTTTATGCAACTCCTCCATGACGTAGCTGCTCGTGTTGGTGAAGTCCTAAAAGTgtacaaagtaatgaaattttccgAAGAAGACAGATATTCCTTCGACTCAGCCACAAAGTGTCAGATGTGTAATGCGAAATTCACCCCTGAGGTCCAACCGGTGAGAGACCACTGTCACATCACAGGAAACTACCGCGCAGCACTATGTTCCATATGCAACCTGAAAAGGGTTAGTCGGACCTTCATCCCCGTTTTCATACATAACAGTTCAAACTATGATTCTCATTTCATCGTCAGAGAACTAGGCTATGACGAAAAACAAATCACTGTGATCCCGAACTCTACCGAAAAATACATCTCCTTTTCGAAGAGAATCAACGACCGTATTTCCGTTCGCTTTATCGACACCTACCGATTCATGGCCTCCAGCCTAGATTACCTTGTAAAAACCATACCTACCGATAAATTCAACCATACCAAAAGGTTTTTCAACGAATCGGATATGCCCCTTGTTACCAGAAAAGGAGTCTACCCATACGAGTACACCACCTCTTGGGAAACCCTAGAAGAGACCTCTCTTCCTCCGATAGAGGAATTCTACAGCAGTCTCACGGGATCGGGTATATCCGAAGATGACTATGAACATGCGATAAAAGTGTGGgatcatttcaaaataaacacaCTAGGTCAATATAGCGATCTTTACCTGAAATGCGACGTGCTGCTCCTGTCGGACGTTTTCGAAAATTTTAGATCCCTATGCCTTAGGGAATATAGTCTAGACTGTGCGCATTACTTCACCTTGCCTGGTTTCTCGTTCGATGCGATGTTGTTCAAAACGAATATTCAACTTGAACTGATCACAGATTACGACATCTACATGTTCTTTGAAAAAGGTATCCGCGGTGGTATTTCGGTTTGTGTTAAAAAACATGGGGAAGCAAATAACCCCTACATCCCAGATGGATATAATCCCCATCAACCGCCCAAATACCTCATCTACCTTGACGCCAACAACTTATACGGCTGGGCCTTGAGCCAATGTCTTCCGTACAAGGATATACGGTGGGTAACGACTGAAGAAAAAGATTCTGTGATGGCAAATTTCATGGCCATACCAGACGATGGTCCAACCGGATATATACTCGAAGTAGATGTCGAATATCCCTCACACCTCCACAATGCGCACAGTGACTTTCCCTTTCTGCCTACGATCGAAACCCCTCCGATCTCTAATTACCCCAAACTCATCCCATCGTTACGGAACAAGTCGAAATATATCTGTCACTTCTCCACCCTAAAACAGGCGATTAGAAACGGACTTCGGGTTACCAAAGTTCACAAAATGTTGCAGTTCGCACAGTCCGCATGGTTGAAGGGCTACATTGAGCTCAACACGCTGAATCGCCAAACAGCTCGAAACGAATTTGAAAAAGACCTCTTTAAACTGATGAACAATGCAGTTTTCGGAAAATGTATGGAGAACGTCAGAAAGAGGGTCAACATTGAATTGGTTTCCTCTGAAAAAAGGCTGATGAAGCTCATCAGTAAACCTACCTTTCAGGATAGGATCATATATAATGAAACTCTATGCGCCGTTCAGTGCGCTAAGGAAAAGATATATTTCGACAAACCTATATACGTGGGCCTGTCCGTGCTCGAGTTGAGCAAGACTCTTATGTATGACTTTCACtatgatgttatgaaaaaaaagtacggATCGAAAATATCTCTGCTGTACATGGATACGGACAGTTTTTTCTACGAAGTGAAAACTGACGACTTTTACCAAGACCTACAAGAAAGTACGTTCGCAGATTACTTCGACACGTCCGACTACCCGGTAGCTCATCCCTGTCACTCGCTGAAGAATAAGAAAGTGATAGGAAAATTCAAGGATGAGTGCAGCGGAATACCGATCCGAGAGTTCATCGGCTTGAGAGCAAAACTATATACGTTCAAAACTGGTCctggaaaaattatcaaaaaagctaaaggaataaaaaagaatgtagttaaaaacgaaattgaatttgaagattataaaaagtgTTTGCTCGACAGTAATGCTGTTGTGTACAGGACCATGAAGATGTTTAGATCTAAAAAACACATAATCGAAACTATCCAACAGAACAAATTGGCTCTAAGTTATTTTGATGATAAACGTGTCGCTATAGACAGACTAAATACTCTGCCGTGGGGTCATGTCAGTATCCCGCTGGAATTGAATCAAGTATTTAACGATAGGACCGAGGCGACCACATCGGAGGATGTGATGGAGTAATTCGTGGCTAACATGGAATACATATTAAAACATGGTCTGGAAGTGGGGTTGGAAGGCCAGCTTCTGGAGGTTGGCGGCGGGGGTCCAACAGGATCGTCGTCGCTGGATGCCCCAGGAGACGCTGGAAACCCTCACGGAAGGGCAGCACATGAAGAGCCACTAGCACGCGCGGAGACGATGCTATATCATAGTGTGTTCCATACCGTTTTGTGAGAGGGAGAGGTTTTTAGTAGGTCCCTGTGTCCGCAGGAAACCCCATATACCCCACTCCTACTGGACATCTGGttgcagattaaaaaatatatataaaaaa comes from Lycorma delicatula isolate Av1 chromosome 3, ASM4794821v1, whole genome shotgun sequence and encodes:
- the LOC142320765 gene encoding uncharacterized protein LOC142320765 gives rise to the protein MADHLERCSSNPPARVVLPEVQEDGSQPVLQFKNYHHVFPVPIVCYADFECILKPIAKCYPNPQSSYTVSTEQHIPMSYCVYFVVHPSTPEAVRNVIPTDPILYRGKEASCSFMQLLHDVAARVGEVLKVYKVMKFSEEDRYSFDSATKCQMCNAKFTPEVQPVRDHCHITGNYRAALCSICNLKRVSRTFIPVFIHNSSNYDSHFIVRELGYDEKQITVIPNSTEKYISFSKRINDRISVRFIDTYRFMASSLDYLVKTIPTDKFNHTKRFFNESDMPLVTRKGVYPYEYTTSWETLEETSLPPIEEFYSSLTGSGISEDDYEHAIKVWDHFKINTLAEKT